A region of Haliotis asinina isolate JCU_RB_2024 chromosome 9, JCU_Hal_asi_v2, whole genome shotgun sequence DNA encodes the following proteins:
- the LOC137296647 gene encoding MTRF1L release factor glutamine methyltransferase-like, which produces MIFQVCARPYVCESLSKICKPILSLYQSRFYVLCRQQLQTAKCSTKASSDRRYWHSNRPCVSIYKYYQSGTYVSQSARSLATNTRSLTGNEIFTEHLNSHLSVIMERSLCTASDCPNRSVGDVMEEMQQVLVELGVLEPRKSVELFIAHVLGMSTLHGVPADQELTGLEVERVREMVKLRQQRMPAQYILGEWDFCDIVLKMKQPVFIPRPETEELVGFIKLYLKDLENQHIRLLEIGCGSGAITLALLKELPQMEAVAIDKTTHACELTAHNAACLGLTDRLDVIHLDISADTGHLGVFDVIVSNPPYVNTKDMGMLDPQVSCYEDHTALHGGRDGLDVVRHILAKAQYLLKHKGTVWLEVDTPHPGRIQSLVEETGELRYVRTVQDFTSRDRFSVLQYWDCTR; this is translated from the exons ATGATCTTTCAAGTCTGTGCAAGACCATATGTGTGCGAATCTCTCAGCAAGATCTGCAAGCCTATTCTTTCATTATATCAATCAAGGTTTTATGTATTATGCCGACAGCAACTACAGACCGCTAAGTGTTCAACGAAAGCATCCAGTGATCGTAGATACTGGCACTCTAACCGGCCCTGTGTCAGTATCTACAAATACTATCAGTCAGGCACatatgtcagtcagtcagcaaGGTCCCTTGCTACAAACACACGTTCTTTGACTGGAAATGAGATTTTCACTGAACACCTGAATTCCCACCTGAGCGTGATCATGGAAAGGTCCTTATGTACAGCCAGTGACTGCCCTAATCGTTCTGTGGGAGATGTCATGGAAGAAATGCAGCAGGTCCTGGTGGAACTAGGAGTACTGGAACCAAGGAAGTCTGTGGAACTCTTCATTGCTCATGTCCTAGGAATGTCAACG CTCCATGGTGTGCCTGCTGACCAAGAACTGACCGGTCTGGAGGTGGAGCGTGTGCGGGAAATGGTGAAACTAAGACAACAGAG AATGCCTGCACAGTACATCCTGGGAGAGTGGGACTTCTGTGATATCGTGCTGAAAATGAAACAGCCTGTATTTATTCCACGGCCAGAGACAGAG GAGCTGGTCGGTTTCATCAAGTTATATCTCAAAGACTTGGAGAATCAACACATACGGTTGCTCGAAATTGGATGTGGATCAGGGGCCATAACTCTTGCTCTGTTGAAAGAATTGCCACAG ATGGAGGCGGTAGCTATTGATAAGACGACACATGCCTGTGAACTGACTGCACATAATGCCGCCTGCCTAGGGCTGACAGACAGACTTGATGTGATACACCTGGACATAAGTGCAG ACACAGGTCATCTGGGTGTGTTTGATGTGATTGTGAGCAACCCGCCCTATGTCAACACCAAGGACATGGGCATGCTGGACCCTCAAGTCTCCTG TTATGAGGACCACACTGCTCTTCATGGTGGAAGAGATGGTCTAGATGTTGTCAGACATATTCTCGCCAAGGCCCAGTATCTGCTGAAACACAAAGG CACTGTATGGCTGGAAGTGGACACTCCACATCCTGGGAGGATACAGAGCCTGGTGGAGGAAACGGGGGAACTACGCTATGTCAGGACAGTGCAGGACTTTACTTCCAG gGATCGATTTTCTGTCCTTCAGTATTGGGACTGTACTAGATGA
- the LOC137296394 gene encoding small integral membrane protein 29-like codes for MGSTVNTTIDVTTLQSDAKPEKSSGQVLAYILIPIGSVIFIGLVIIVTVLVLKKNRLDRLRHHLMPLYSFDPGDENGDWESELLEEEREQQMRLRMESPSPPDSPKILLTSMHSEL; via the exons ATGGGATCAACAGTCAACACAACAATCGATGTCACCACTCTCCAGTCTGATGCAAAACCAGAGAAGTCATCAGGACAAGTCCTTGCCTATATACTTATCCCAATTGGATCTGTGATTTTTATTGGTCTTGTCATCATTGTG ACTGTGTTGGTGCTTAAGAAAAATAG ACTGGATCGTCTCCGCCACCACCTGATGCCTCTATACAGCTTCGACCCGGGGGATGAGAACGGGGACTGGGAGTCAGAGCTGCTGGAGGAGGAGAGGGAGCAGCAGATGAGGCTCAGGATGGAG AGTCCTAGTCCACCAGACTCCCCCAAGATACTTCTGACGTCTATGCATTCTGAGTTGTGA